From one Mytilus edulis chromosome 1, xbMytEdul2.2, whole genome shotgun sequence genomic stretch:
- the LOC139486775 gene encoding piggyBac transposable element-derived protein 4-like — protein MADSSDSEQFSDGESDGDFEVISGSSESEDEMNDVPMNANPWFRVRPPEIDYLHDQRFVENSGPQNVPAADAKPIDYFLLFLTLDFLRHIVRETNRYAQDFITSQQRIRRFSRLHSWFKVGAVTLDEMKGFISVILNMGLIRKHSITEYWNTKFQSQDTVWFRNMFSRNRFQSILKFFHIVDNTTIPNRNDDNYSPTSKFQCFVDLFNRQSKQHYIPKQNLSIDESLIASKGRSSIIQYIPSKAAKFGVKLWVLAEAVSGYICQISVYKGKQYDPTPQGMLQGAYVVNKLLDAAGLFNKAYHLFTDSFFSSINLAKELLAKGTLFTGTLRANRQMPNTIKNPVLQEKESIYIRQGRILLCAYKERNGRKPVRIISSFSKAAQENDKPAMICSYNKFMGGVDLADMMTESYNDGRKTLKVWKKVVFNLMHRMVINSYIIYKENTSDNPKLSRLSFTQRLIEDLAKDHMVLRNENQDDNRQNKNKHGIRKLPGHREKDCDVCSDRNGYGGRRRSRTVCRVCGKGVHRDCKDNHLCVES, from the exons ATGGCCGACTCCAGTGATTCAGAGCAGTTTTCAGACGGGGAGAGTGATGGAGATTTTGAAGTTATAAGCGGTAGCTCAGAATCTGAAGATGAGATGAATGatgttccaatgaatgccaatCCTTGGTTTCGAGTTAGACCTCCTGAGATTGACTATTTACACGACCAAAGATTTGTAGAGAACAGTGGCCCTCAGAATGTCCCTGCTGCCGACGCTAAACCTATTGACTACTTCTTGCTGTTTCTGACACTTGATTTTCTACGACACATTGTCAGAGAGACAAACAG gtatgCACAAGACTTCATCACTAGTCAGCAGAGGATAAGAAGATTTTCGCGTCTCCATTCCTGGTTTAAAGTTGGTGCTGTAACTTTAGATGAGATGAAAGGATTTATATCAGTAATACTTAACATGGGCCTTATACGTAAACATTCCATTACAGAATATTGGAACACCAAATTTCAAAGCCAGGATACTGTTTGGTTTCGTAACATGTTTTCTAGAAATCGatttcagagcattttaaaattttttcatATCGTAGATAATACTACAATACCGAATCGGAACGACGATAATTATTCACCCACATCAAAATTTCAGTGCTTCGTTGATCTTTTTAATCGACAGTCGAAACAACATTACATTCCAAAACAGAACCTAAGTATTGACGAAAGCTTAATCGCATCTAAAGGCCGGTCATCAATAATACAATACATTCCTTCAAAAGCGgcgaaatttggagtcaaacttTGGGTATTAGCCGAGGCCGTCAGTGGCTATATTTGTCAAATCAGTGTTTACAAAGGCAAACAATATGACCCAACACCACAAGGAATGTTACAGGGTGCTTACGTAGTCAACAAACTGTTAGATGCCGCAGGATTGTTTAACAAAGCTTATCATTTATTTACTGACAGTTTTTTCTCCTCAATTAATCTGGCTAAAGAGCTTTTAGCAAAAGGAACATTGTTCACTGGAACATTACGCGCTAATCGGCAAATGCCAAACACAATCAAGAATCCTGTTTTGCAGGAAAAGGAGAGCATTTATATTAGACAAGGAAGAATTCTGTTATGTGCATATAAAGAACGGAATGGTCGAAAACCAGTTAGAATCATATCCTCTTTTTCTAAAGCAGCACAAGAAAATGATAAACCGGCTATGATTTGCTCGTATAATAAATTTATGGGGGGCGTAGATTTGGCTGACATGATGACAGAGAGTTACAATGATGGACGAAAAACGTTAAAGGTTTGGAAAAAGGTTGTTTTTAATCTTATGCACCGTATGGTAATAAATTCATacattatttataaagaaaacactTCCGATAATCCGAAATTGTCAAGACTATCCTTCACACAAAGGCTGATAGAGGATCTCGCTAAAGATCACATGGTGCTAAGAAACGAAAACCAAGACGACAATagacaaaataagaacaaacacGGGATCAGAAAGTTGCCCGGTCACAGAGAAAAAGATTGCGATGTATGTTCAGACAGAAATGGTTACGGGGGTCGAAGGAGGAGTAGGACTGTATGTCGAGTTTGCGGAAAAGGTGTTCACCGGGATTGTAAAGACAATCATTTATGTGTTGAATCATGA